A genomic stretch from Lathyrus oleraceus cultivar Zhongwan6 chromosome 2, CAAS_Psat_ZW6_1.0, whole genome shotgun sequence includes:
- the LOC127123728 gene encoding uncharacterized protein LOC127123728, with protein MMKLLLLSYTFLRKTGKVDVNNVALEIGISPDTLTANINLQEGCMAPDVQHKIVNWLKANAYTGAFHKGLKAKIKPANVSLDGSGASDSSNTSPLSDSGLPNPVAVNVKSVPPRRRTISNIRILKDNTVICSLEGVTTSENGISIDKFLVPECENPRIYNKASISDTTETETETNITRSDDIFQRVQDNADKPYKPSLSLCVPEQKSTNLQNASMLSDLLIPIIC; from the coding sequence ATGATGAAGCTCCTGCTGCTATCTTATACCTTTTTGAGGAAAACTGGGAAAGTTGATGTAAACAATGTAGCATTGGAGATTGGCATTTCACCAGATACATTAACCGCAAATATCAATTTGCAGGAAGGTTGTATGGCCCCTGATGTGCAGCACAAAATAGTCAATTGGCTAAAAGCCAATGCGTATACTGGGGCATTTCACAAAGGTTTAAAAGCCAAAATCAAACCAGCCAATGTATCTCTGGATGGAAGTGGAGCTTCAGACAGTTCTAATACTTCACCGTTATCTGATTCAGGCTTGCCGAATCCGGTTGCTGTTAATGTTAAGTCTGTACCACCAAGGAGAAGAACTATCAGTAACATTAGAATTTTGAAGGATAATACAGTGATATGTTCATTGGAGGGGGTTACTACTAGTGAGAATGGCATATCAATTGATAAGTTCCTAGTTCCTGAGTGTGAAAATCCGAGAATTTACAACAAAGCCTCAATTTCTGATACCACTGAAACTGAAACTGAAACGAATATAACAAGGTCTGATGATATATTTCAGAGGGTTCAAGATAATGCTGATAAACCTTACAAACCCAGCTTATCTTTATGCGTTCCAGAACAAAAGTCTACTAATTTGCAGAATGCTTCCATGCTTTCTGATCTGCTCATTCCTATCATTTGCTAG